The Planctomycetota bacterium genomic sequence GCTTCGGCACAGATGCGGTCGAGCGCCGCTTTGAGCGCTGCGCCTTCCACGGCTTCGGCTTCGCCGTTCATCCCGGAGGTGTCGGGCTTGTCGTAGGTGATGTCGATGGTCTGGGTGCGCCAGCCGTGCGACGCGTCGGACCCGTCGAGCGCTTGCAACGACGCGAGCTCGGCGTCGGTCAGAACCGGCTGTTCGAGACGCAGCCGTTTACACTGGTCGGCGGTGGTATCCAGCACGTTGCCCTCGGGGCCGACGCTGGTCGCCAGCGACATGATGATCGTTTCCCGCAGCGGGTCGATCGGCGGGTTGGTCACCTGCGCGAACAGTTGCTTGAAGTAGTCGTACAGCAGCCGCGGCTTGTCGGACAGTACCGCGAGCGCCGCGTCGTTGCCCATGGAACCCAGCGCTTCTTTGGACTTGCTCCCGGCGTTGACCATCGGCAAGAGCAGCATGTGGAGGTGTTCTACGGTGTAGCCGAACGACTGGAGCAGCGCTAGCCGGTTGTCGGCGTCCATGTCGTTTTTGGTTTCGGGCGACTCGGGGCTGCCGGGCACCGCGGCGCCGGCCGCGTCGACCTGGGGCAGCTGGTCGAGGGTGATGCGGTTGCTCTCGAGCCAATCGCCGTAGGGCCGGGCGTTGGCCATCGAGTCTTTGACTTCGTCGTCGGCGACGATCCGCCCTTCTTCGAAGTTCACCAAGAACATCCGGCCCGGTTGCAGCCGGCCCTTCTTCACGACGTCGGCCGGAGGCACGTCCACGACGCCGACTTCGCTGGCCATGATGACGCGGTCGTCGCGGGTGACGTAGTAGCGCGACGGACGCAGGCCGTTGCGGTCGAGCGTGGCGCCGATGACTTTGCCGTCGGTGAAACCGATCGACGCCGGGCCGTCCCACGGCTCCATGAGGTTGGCGTGGTACTCGTAGAACGCGGTCTTGTTGACGGGCATCGACTCGTGGTTCTCCCACGCCTCGGGCACCATCATCATCACGACCTCGGGCAGCGTTCGGCCGGACATGTAAAGCATCTCTAACACGTTGTCCATGCTGCCGGAATCCGACGCGTCGGGGTTCACGATCGGG encodes the following:
- a CDS encoding glutamate synthase central domain-containing protein; the protein is SHLAMVHSRFSTNTFPSWDRAQPCRMMSHNGEINTVQGNKNWIRARQGLMKSEHFDERELADLFPIVNPDASDSGSMDNVLEMLYMSGRTLPEVVMMMVPEAWENHESMPVNKTAFYEYHANLMEPWDGPASIGFTDGKVIGATLDRNGLRPSRYYVTRDDRVIMASEVGVVDVPPADVVKKGRLQPGRMFLVNFEEGRIVADDEVKDSMANARPYGDWLESNRITLDQLPQVDAAGAAVPGSPESPETKNDMDADNRLALLQSFGYTVEHLHMLLLPMVNAGSKSKEALGSMGNDAALAVLSDKPRLLYDYFKQLFAQVTNPPIDPLRETIIMSLATSVGPEGNVLDTTADQCKRLRLEQPVLTDAELASLQALDGSDASHGWRTQTIDITYDKPDTSGMNGEAEAVEGAALKAALDRICAEATDAITAGYQLVVLSDRKAGPGRIALPSLLAVGTVHHHLVRNESRTKIGLVLESGEAREVHHFCTLAGYGCDAVNPYLAYQAMYSLRDDAVLDPELSDEEIVLTYIKSVGAGIKKVMSKMGISTLASYKGAQIFE